The segment GCTAATACATTGTCAACAGTAAAGCCAAATTTCTCCAGACAGGTTCCACCAGGCGCAGAAGCACCAAAAGTGTCAATACTGACGGTATCACCTTCAGAGCCAACATATTTGTGCCAACCAAAACTGGCAGCAGCTTCTACTGATAACCGTTTGGTCACAGCTTTAGGAAAAACGGACTCTTTATAAGCAGCATCTTGAGCTTCAAATAACTCCCAAGAAGGCATAGAAACCACCCGGACTTTCTTACCTTCAGCAGTTAATTTTTCAGCCGCACTCACACAGAGACTTACTTCTGAACCAGTACCCATCAAAATGATATCAGGTGTCCCCTGACAATCAACAATGGTATAAGCACCCTTGGCAACTCCTTCCATCGAAGTTCCTGGTAAGTTAGGCACATTTTGACGAGTCAAGGCTAATAGACTGGGTTCGTGTTTTTTAGACTTCTCAATGGCGATTTTATAAGCACCAGAACACTCATTCCCATCCGCCGGACGAAATACGGTTAAATTAGGAATAGCCCGTAAAGAAGCTAAAGTTTCAATGGGTTGGTGGGTGGGGCCGTCTTCCCCTTGTCCAATAGAGTCATGAGTCATCACCCAAATGGAACCCGCTTGAGACAAAGCAGACAAACGGATAGCCGCCCGCATATAATCGGTAAAGATTAAGAAGGTAGCACCGTAAGGAATTAAACCAGAACCATGTAACGCCATTCCGTTACAGATAGCACCCATAGCGTGTTCCCGTACCCCAAAGTGGACGTTACGGTTTTCATAATGTCCTTTTTGGAAATCACCAGAAATTTTCAGTTCTGTTAAGTTAGAGTGGGTTAAATCAGCCGAACCCCCAATTAATTCTGGTAAAACAGGAGCTAATTTATTCAGACAACCCTCCGAATATTTACGGGTGGGTAGTCCTTTATCTTCAGGGGTAAAAGTAGGTAATACTTTGTCCCAACCGTCAGGAAGTTTATTGCTCAAATAGCGTTCAAATTCGGCCGCTTCTGCGGGATATTTAGCTTTGTAAGCCTCAAAAGCTTGATTCCATTCAGCTTCATAAGCAGCACCGCGCTCAATGGCTTTATTCATGTGAGCAAGCACATCTTGAGGCACGACAAAAGGCTCATATTCCCAACCTAAGTTATGACGGGTTAGGGCGGTTTCTTCCGCGCCTAATGCTGCTCCGTGAATACCTGCGGTGTTTTGTTTGTTGGGGGAACCGTAACCAATCGTTGTGGTTACTTTAATCATGGAAGGCTTATCCGTTACCGCTTTGGCTTCTTCAATGGCTTTAGCGATCGCCGCTAAATCGGTGTTACCATTTTCTACATGGAGAACGTGCCAACCATAGGCTTCAAAGCGTTTAGATACATCTTCTGTGAAGGCGACATCAGTCGAGCCGTCAATAGAAATGTGGTTATCATCATACAGGGCGATCAATTTTCCTAAACCCCAATGTCCCGCAATAGAACAGGCTTCACTGGCAACCCCTTCCATGTTGCAGCCATCACCTAAAATTACATAAGTGTAGTGGTCAACAATAGTAGCATCAGGTTTGTTGAAGGTAGCCGCTAAATGAGCTTCAGCTAAAGCTAAACCGACTCCATTGGCGATCCCTTGTCCTAAAGGTCCGGTGGTAACTTCTACCCCTTCAGTTTCAAAGTTTTCGGGATGTCCAGGGGTTTTAGATCCCCATTGACGAAATTGTTTAATATCTTCGATGCTGACACTATCATAACCAGTTAGATAGAGTAGGGCGTACTGTAACATACAACCATGACCAGCAGACAGAACAAAGCGATCGCGGTTAAACCATTTGGGGTTTTTGGGATTAAACCGCATGAACTTATCCCACAGGACAAACCCCATCGGAGCCGCTCCCATAGGGAGTCCTGGGTGTCCTGAT is part of the Crocosphaera sp. UHCC 0190 genome and harbors:
- the tkt gene encoding transketolase, whose translation is MVVATQSLEELCINSIRFLAVDAIEKSKSGHPGLPMGAAPMGFVLWDKFMRFNPKNPKWFNRDRFVLSAGHGCMLQYALLYLTGYDSVSIEDIKQFRQWGSKTPGHPENFETEGVEVTTGPLGQGIANGVGLALAEAHLAATFNKPDATIVDHYTYVILGDGCNMEGVASEACSIAGHWGLGKLIALYDDNHISIDGSTDVAFTEDVSKRFEAYGWHVLHVENGNTDLAAIAKAIEEAKAVTDKPSMIKVTTTIGYGSPNKQNTAGIHGAALGAEETALTRHNLGWEYEPFVVPQDVLAHMNKAIERGAAYEAEWNQAFEAYKAKYPAEAAEFERYLSNKLPDGWDKVLPTFTPEDKGLPTRKYSEGCLNKLAPVLPELIGGSADLTHSNLTELKISGDFQKGHYENRNVHFGVREHAMGAICNGMALHGSGLIPYGATFLIFTDYMRAAIRLSALSQAGSIWVMTHDSIGQGEDGPTHQPIETLASLRAIPNLTVFRPADGNECSGAYKIAIEKSKKHEPSLLALTRQNVPNLPGTSMEGVAKGAYTIVDCQGTPDIILMGTGSEVSLCVSAAEKLTAEGKKVRVVSMPSWELFEAQDAAYKESVFPKAVTKRLSVEAAASFGWHKYVGSEGDTVSIDTFGASAPGGTCLEKFGFTVDNVLAKAKAVLG